A genomic region of Catalinimonas niigatensis contains the following coding sequences:
- a CDS encoding ABC transporter permease: MLKNYLSIAFRHLYKRKFYTLINVLGLSVALTACILISLYVLDELSYDRFHEKADRIYRVTNEVNFNGQESSYASTNYHVAEVIDDEIPEIESTLRVEKLWNQTIKLNDDLYSGIETIGADSNFFSFFTFPLLEGNPATVLSDPSSVILTEELAQVLFKRSTDVIGESVEIGGEVYKVSAVAENPPANAHFHFEMIRPFEPRQNERVNWGSINGLLSTYFLLSEHASVEAVPEKIKAVCIKYNPDIAEGIKLGKFEANFIAQPLSSIHLYSDMDMELEANSDIRYVYIFSLIALFVLIIAGVNYVNLSTARSADRAKEIGIRKTLGSMRQKLIAQFLVESLLVSLCATLLSLGMAELFRHPFNQLAGKALSFNLFDNPFLGLVLLMVGLGVGVLAGIYPAFYLTRFQPVQVLRGALKTGREGRRFRNSLVVFQFSITIALIICTGIVYQQLQYMQNKKLGYDQENVVLLSNAVEDKYETFVNEVKAHPQVQFVTASSQSPHLITNAQGGLTVKGQGENQAYQLNRLFVDYDFLSAFDIPLKEGRNFSRAHASDSMALILNEAAVRQLGLDDPMQSEIDRDGEMYHVVGVVEDFHFQSLHNEIAPLFILLGPNPSYYNDLEIRISGEDVPGTLAFLEESWKKFTPDTPFNFSFLNQDYEALYRTEMRLGKVFGIFTGLAIFVACLGLLALVAFMAEQRSKEIGIRKVLGASARSIIILLSQGYTKLILLSLLLAVPLSYLAMQQWLADYAYRVNMDLWIFLGAGIAALLIAWLAVSFQAIKAATANPVDSLRNE, from the coding sequence ATGCTCAAAAATTACTTATCCATCGCCTTTCGTCATCTGTATAAGCGTAAGTTCTATACCCTCATCAATGTATTAGGTTTATCCGTAGCATTAACGGCCTGCATCCTCATTTCTTTGTATGTGTTGGATGAACTGAGTTATGACCGCTTCCATGAAAAAGCGGATAGGATTTACCGGGTCACTAATGAAGTGAATTTTAACGGGCAAGAAAGCAGCTACGCTTCTACCAACTATCATGTTGCCGAAGTGATTGATGATGAAATTCCGGAAATAGAAAGTACACTAAGGGTAGAAAAGCTATGGAATCAAACCATCAAGCTGAATGATGACTTATATTCGGGTATAGAAACCATTGGGGCAGACAGTAATTTCTTCTCCTTCTTTACCTTTCCCCTGCTGGAAGGCAATCCGGCCACCGTCCTGAGCGATCCTTCTTCCGTGATTCTGACAGAAGAGCTGGCGCAGGTCTTATTTAAGCGATCAACGGATGTAATAGGAGAAAGTGTAGAAATAGGAGGTGAAGTGTATAAAGTAAGTGCTGTGGCTGAAAACCCTCCTGCCAATGCGCATTTTCATTTTGAAATGATCAGACCGTTTGAGCCTCGGCAAAATGAAAGAGTCAACTGGGGAAGTATCAATGGTCTGTTGTCTACTTATTTTTTATTGAGCGAACATGCTTCGGTAGAAGCAGTGCCGGAGAAGATCAAAGCGGTGTGTATTAAGTATAATCCGGATATTGCCGAAGGCATAAAACTAGGTAAGTTTGAAGCGAACTTTATCGCTCAACCCCTGAGCAGCATTCATCTGTACTCCGATATGGATATGGAACTGGAAGCCAATAGCGATATCCGCTATGTGTATATTTTCTCCCTCATTGCTCTCTTCGTGTTAATCATTGCTGGGGTTAATTATGTGAATCTGTCCACTGCCCGCTCCGCAGACCGGGCCAAGGAAATAGGGATACGCAAGACATTGGGTTCCATGCGGCAAAAGCTCATCGCTCAGTTTTTGGTAGAGTCGCTGCTGGTAAGTCTGTGCGCTACGCTGTTAAGCCTGGGCATGGCAGAGCTTTTTCGTCATCCGTTTAACCAACTGGCAGGCAAAGCGTTATCATTTAATTTATTTGACAATCCATTCTTAGGGCTTGTGCTATTAATGGTAGGCCTGGGGGTAGGAGTGCTGGCAGGCATCTATCCGGCCTTTTATCTGACGCGCTTTCAGCCGGTGCAGGTACTACGCGGAGCTTTGAAGACGGGAAGAGAAGGCAGACGTTTTCGCAATTCACTGGTGGTTTTCCAGTTCAGCATTACCATTGCACTCATCATTTGTACCGGTATCGTCTATCAGCAATTGCAGTACATGCAAAATAAAAAGTTAGGGTATGACCAGGAAAACGTGGTTTTACTGAGCAATGCAGTTGAGGATAAGTATGAAACTTTTGTCAACGAAGTAAAAGCTCATCCGCAGGTACAGTTTGTCACAGCTTCCAGTCAAAGTCCCCACCTGATCACCAATGCCCAGGGTGGATTAACTGTAAAGGGACAGGGTGAAAATCAGGCTTATCAGCTCAACCGGCTGTTTGTAGATTATGATTTCCTGTCAGCCTTTGATATACCTCTGAAAGAAGGACGAAACTTCTCCCGTGCACATGCTTCAGATTCAATGGCTTTGATTTTGAATGAAGCTGCTGTCAGGCAACTGGGACTTGATGATCCCATGCAGTCAGAAATTGATCGTGATGGTGAGATGTATCATGTAGTGGGCGTAGTGGAAGATTTTCATTTTCAGTCATTGCACAATGAGATTGCCCCGCTTTTCATCCTCCTGGGGCCAAACCCTTCTTATTACAACGATCTGGAAATCCGCATCAGCGGAGAGGATGTGCCGGGCACACTGGCATTTCTGGAAGAGAGCTGGAAGAAATTTACTCCCGATACACCCTTTAACTTCTCTTTTCTCAACCAGGATTATGAAGCTTTGTACAGGACAGAAATGCGGTTGGGAAAGGTGTTTGGTATTTTCACTGGCCTGGCCATTTTTGTAGCCTGCTTAGGCTTACTGGCATTGGTGGCCTTTATGGCGGAGCAACGGAGCAAGGAGATTGGTATCCGCAAAGTGCTGGGCGCTTCTGCCCGCAGTATCATTATTTTGCTGTCGCAGGGTTATACCAAACTCATCCTGCTTTCGCTGCTGCTTGCCGTACCGCTATCCTACCTTGCCATGCAGCAATGGCTGGCCGATTATGCTTATCGTGTCAATATGGATCTCTGGATATTTTTAGGCGCAGGAATAGCAGCCCTGTTGATAGCCTGGCTGGCTGTCAGTTTTCAAGCCATCAAAGCAGCTACCGCCAATCCGGTGGATTCATTAAGAAATGAATAA
- a CDS encoding ABC transporter permease: MLSNYLKITIRNMRRHTFFAMLNISGLAVGMAGFLLIVLYVFHELSYDRFFPNDSRIYRITTFTKGEQDVMHYATSPMPLAPAMQEEIPEVEAITRVMKWNDFTIRLEGAEDKKFKEADVYYAEQSFFNVLGYNLLAGDPNTALASEALVLTQETARRYFGKEAETPEKLIGKTLLVGGKNANLFPITGIVENPPVQTHFHFDILISTPNNEFFGFHTQEWTFTALHTYALINEAAAQDSQIAEKIEQKLTTFLPKYVLPSIQMSIEKYQQSGYAFDFHLQPLTDIHLHSQLIKEHEANGNITYVYIFSVVALFILVLACVNFINLSTARAAQRTKEVGVRKVMGAAQPSLIRQFLLESISYSLIATLIALGMVELLRIPFQQFTGRTLTLSLLDIPYLPLGLVIVVLGMGLLAGSYPAFYLSSFQPQHVLKGQAVGRGKQGFHQYLRSGLVVFQFSISVVLIICTMLIYQQLQYIQSKSLGFDRENVIVIHNDRDMTNNMENFTVALKEQASIQDVSFTTLLPAYGESQMRVIQTENSDFQYDNIKWFQADEHYASTLDLELVDGRWFSKDFASDTAAIILNEAAVKTMGLQEPVGKFLWMNKGEEDEKYLKIIAVVKDYHYESFDQTIKPFVVELLRPASSFRRDYIAVRTAPGDVQQSIGAIEAQWKAFAPNIPMVYSFLDADFDHMFRAEQRMGTVFTAFSSLAIFIACLGLLGLAAFTAEKRTREIGIRKVLGASVAGVVALLSTDFMKLMLIALLIAMPLAYVAMQQWLQNFAYRTNIEVWVFVAAGLGALLLALLTVGYQTLKAALANPVDSLRNE; encoded by the coding sequence ATGCTCAGCAATTACCTTAAAATCACCATACGCAACATGCGGAGACATACATTCTTCGCGATGCTCAACATATCAGGACTGGCCGTAGGTATGGCGGGTTTTCTGCTGATTGTGCTGTACGTCTTTCATGAACTGAGTTACGATAGGTTCTTTCCCAACGATAGCCGGATTTACCGCATTACCACCTTTACAAAAGGCGAGCAGGATGTGATGCATTATGCTACTTCGCCTATGCCGCTGGCTCCTGCCATGCAGGAAGAGATTCCGGAAGTAGAAGCCATAACCCGGGTGATGAAATGGAATGATTTTACCATTCGGTTAGAAGGGGCAGAAGATAAAAAATTCAAAGAAGCCGATGTATATTATGCTGAACAGAGTTTTTTCAACGTGCTGGGCTACAATCTGCTGGCTGGCGATCCTAATACTGCACTGGCTTCTGAGGCCTTGGTGCTTACGCAGGAGACTGCCCGGCGATATTTTGGCAAGGAAGCGGAAACCCCTGAAAAACTGATTGGCAAAACTTTGCTGGTAGGCGGTAAAAATGCTAATCTCTTTCCCATTACCGGCATTGTGGAGAATCCGCCAGTGCAGACTCATTTTCACTTCGACATACTTATTTCCACACCCAACAATGAGTTCTTTGGCTTTCATACACAGGAATGGACTTTTACAGCCCTACATACCTATGCGCTGATCAACGAGGCGGCAGCGCAGGATTCGCAGATAGCAGAAAAAATAGAACAGAAGCTGACGACTTTTCTGCCCAAATATGTGCTGCCCTCAATTCAAATGAGTATAGAAAAATACCAGCAATCGGGCTATGCTTTTGACTTCCACCTGCAGCCACTTACCGATATTCACCTCCACTCCCAACTCATCAAAGAGCATGAGGCCAATGGCAACATCACTTATGTATATATTTTTTCAGTAGTAGCTTTGTTTATTCTGGTGTTGGCCTGTGTTAACTTTATTAATCTTTCTACAGCACGTGCGGCACAACGTACCAAAGAGGTAGGGGTGCGCAAAGTGATGGGCGCTGCGCAACCTTCACTGATCAGGCAGTTTCTGTTGGAATCTATTAGCTATAGTCTTATCGCCACGCTGATCGCCTTGGGTATGGTAGAATTGCTAAGAATCCCTTTCCAACAGTTTACCGGCAGAACCCTTACGCTTAGCCTGCTGGATATTCCATATTTACCCCTTGGGCTTGTGATCGTGGTGCTGGGCATGGGCTTGCTGGCAGGCAGTTATCCTGCCTTCTATCTTTCTTCCTTCCAACCGCAGCATGTGCTGAAAGGGCAAGCTGTGGGTAGGGGAAAACAGGGATTTCATCAATATCTGCGGAGCGGGCTGGTGGTGTTTCAGTTTAGCATCTCTGTGGTGCTCATCATCTGTACGATGCTTATTTATCAGCAACTACAGTATATCCAAAGCAAAAGCCTGGGCTTTGACCGGGAAAATGTCATCGTCATCCACAACGATCGCGACATGACCAACAATATGGAAAACTTTACGGTGGCGTTGAAAGAGCAAGCTTCCATTCAGGATGTCAGTTTTACTACCCTCCTGCCTGCCTATGGTGAATCTCAGATGCGCGTCATACAAACAGAAAATTCTGACTTCCAGTACGATAATATCAAATGGTTTCAGGCAGATGAGCACTATGCCAGCACCCTCGATCTGGAGTTGGTGGATGGCCGCTGGTTTTCCAAAGATTTTGCCTCAGATACAGCAGCTATTATTCTGAATGAAGCTGCCGTGAAAACGATGGGGTTGCAGGAGCCTGTGGGTAAGTTCTTGTGGATGAACAAAGGTGAGGAAGATGAGAAATACCTGAAGATTATCGCTGTGGTCAAAGATTATCATTATGAATCTTTTGACCAGACCATCAAACCCTTTGTGGTAGAATTGCTGCGTCCGGCTTCCAGCTTCCGGCGGGATTATATTGCAGTCAGAACGGCTCCGGGCGATGTGCAGCAGAGTATAGGCGCCATTGAAGCCCAATGGAAAGCCTTTGCTCCCAACATTCCCATGGTCTATTCTTTTCTGGATGCAGATTTTGACCATATGTTCCGGGCAGAACAGCGGATGGGAACCGTATTCACTGCTTTTTCCAGTCTGGCGATCTTCATTGCCTGCCTGGGCTTGTTGGGACTTGCCGCCTTTACGGCAGAAAAACGTACCCGCGAAATTGGTATCCGCAAGGTGCTGGGGGCTTCGGTAGCAGGCGTAGTCGCCTTACTTTCCACAGACTTTATGAAACTGATGCTGATCGCACTGTTGATTGCCATGCCGCTGGCGTATGTGGCTATGCAGCAGTGGTTGCAAAACTTTGCTTATCGCACCAACATAGAGGTATGGGTTTTTGTGGCAGCAGGACTGGGTGCTTTGCTCCTGGCATTGCTTACGGTAGGCTATCAAACGCTCAAGGCAGCCTTAGCCAATCCGGTAGACTCTCTTAGGAATGAATGA
- a CDS encoding ABC transporter permease — protein MLKNFIKTTLRNCLRHKTYTGLNILGLAVGMMVCLLTGLYVQDELQYDRFHEDAEQLYRVDMSYIWGDAYDRFGSTSPPVAPLLKENFPEITSATRLYDPGTLFFSLDGGDSQLKVFEEENVLAADSTFADLFTLAELKGNVEEALQNPNTVILTEASAKRYFGDGEALGQLLRLKLGEQEQTLEVGAVVGSFPEQSHFQFDMLLSMSTFSGVKEREWVWVWTTFATYVKVKEGTDIEQLEEKIRTLPARYAGSSLERIYGYSFEEYEKKGKKWELYLLPITDIHLFSENSSNRLGATGDIKDIYLLVTIGLLVMALAVINFVNLSTARASQRTKEIGVHKVLGAGKTRMLKWFLLESLLFGGTAMLIALALTELLAPYFNQISGKQLSLLQSTNGLFFLLLLAFTCGVSLLAGSYPAFYMSSFNPVKALKKKIITGSGAKAILMRNGLVTFQFVISIGLIIFTLVIHRQLHHAQNMKLGFASDNLIVLHHAEQAPNQAEQLLNQLRQDSRVAYASLTNVMPPSVYNEDNFSAYGSEEAGVPINTMVVDAHYLPTLDVQLQVGRNFREGSPADLEGVILNEMAVRTLGWSLHPDSEDFALGKQLKSPGQLFEVIGITTDFHFQSLREQVMPLAIFYEGSNMWAGDTRFIALRPGEGYRSGTQIQQLIADMENKWQAQVPQVPFKYSFLDDDYFAQFMAEKRLGQVFTCLTALAIFIACMGLYGLMTFVVERKQKEIGIRKVLGASVAQVFMQISGNFSRLVLFALLLASPLTWYLTDHWLQTFAYRTDIPFWFFVLAGVGVLLVSVLSVSYQSIRAALANPVDSLRDE, from the coding sequence ATGCTAAAAAATTTCATCAAGACAACGCTTCGCAACTGCCTTCGACATAAAACGTATACGGGTCTCAACATCCTGGGACTGGCCGTAGGGATGATGGTTTGCCTTTTGACGGGGCTTTATGTGCAGGACGAACTGCAATACGACCGTTTTCATGAGGATGCAGAGCAACTGTACAGAGTAGATATGTCCTACATCTGGGGAGATGCCTATGACCGCTTTGGCTCCACGTCGCCTCCGGTAGCGCCTCTGCTGAAGGAAAACTTTCCTGAAATTACTTCGGCAACAAGACTCTATGATCCCGGAACCCTTTTCTTTTCGCTGGACGGTGGAGATTCCCAACTTAAAGTTTTTGAAGAAGAGAATGTGCTGGCAGCAGACTCCACCTTTGCTGACTTATTCACCCTTGCAGAGTTGAAGGGTAACGTGGAGGAAGCCTTACAAAACCCGAATACCGTTATTTTAACAGAAGCCTCTGCCAAAAGATACTTCGGCGATGGAGAAGCTCTGGGACAGTTGCTTAGGCTAAAATTAGGAGAGCAGGAGCAAACTCTTGAAGTGGGAGCCGTGGTAGGCAGTTTCCCTGAGCAGTCACATTTTCAGTTTGACATGTTATTGTCTATGTCCACTTTTTCGGGTGTGAAGGAGCGTGAGTGGGTTTGGGTCTGGACAACCTTCGCCACCTATGTGAAAGTAAAAGAAGGAACAGATATTGAGCAACTGGAAGAGAAAATACGCACTTTGCCTGCCCGCTATGCCGGCTCCAGCCTGGAGCGTATTTACGGCTACTCCTTTGAAGAGTACGAGAAAAAAGGCAAGAAATGGGAGCTTTATCTGCTTCCTATCACCGACATCCATCTTTTTTCAGAAAACTCTTCTAACCGCCTGGGGGCTACCGGCGATATCAAGGATATCTATCTGCTGGTGACTATAGGCTTACTGGTCATGGCACTGGCGGTTATCAACTTTGTGAATCTCTCTACAGCCAGAGCTTCCCAACGCACCAAAGAGATTGGGGTACACAAAGTGCTGGGAGCAGGGAAAACGCGCATGCTCAAATGGTTTCTGCTGGAATCCCTGCTTTTTGGCGGTACAGCTATGCTGATTGCACTGGCGCTTACAGAATTGCTGGCTCCTTATTTTAACCAGATTTCCGGCAAGCAGCTTTCCCTGCTGCAAAGTACCAACGGGCTCTTTTTTCTCTTGCTGCTGGCTTTTACCTGCGGCGTCAGTCTGCTGGCAGGCAGCTATCCGGCCTTCTATATGTCTTCTTTCAACCCTGTAAAAGCACTGAAAAAGAAGATAATTACCGGCAGCGGCGCAAAGGCGATCCTGATGCGCAATGGTCTGGTAACTTTTCAGTTTGTCATTTCCATCGGACTGATCATCTTTACGCTGGTCATTCACCGGCAGCTCCATCATGCCCAGAACATGAAACTGGGTTTTGCGTCGGATAATCTGATTGTACTGCACCATGCAGAGCAAGCTCCCAATCAGGCGGAGCAACTCCTGAACCAGCTTCGTCAGGACAGCAGGGTCGCCTACGCAAGCCTGACCAATGTAATGCCTCCCTCGGTATACAATGAAGATAACTTCTCTGCCTATGGCAGTGAGGAGGCAGGTGTGCCTATCAACACCATGGTGGTGGATGCACATTATTTGCCTACACTGGATGTACAGCTTCAGGTTGGGCGTAATTTTAGAGAAGGCAGCCCGGCGGACCTTGAAGGCGTTATTCTGAACGAGATGGCAGTCAGGACGCTGGGATGGAGTCTGCATCCTGATTCCGAAGATTTTGCGTTAGGCAAACAACTGAAATCTCCCGGGCAGCTTTTTGAAGTCATTGGAATTACCACTGATTTTCATTTTCAGTCTCTGCGTGAGCAGGTGATGCCCCTGGCGATCTTTTATGAAGGCAGCAATATGTGGGCAGGCGATACCCGCTTTATCGCCTTGCGGCCCGGTGAAGGCTACCGCTCAGGTACGCAGATACAGCAGTTGATTGCCGATATGGAAAATAAGTGGCAGGCTCAGGTTCCACAGGTACCTTTCAAATATTCTTTCCTGGATGATGATTATTTCGCCCAGTTTATGGCTGAAAAAAGGCTCGGACAGGTATTTACCTGCCTGACTGCCCTGGCCATTTTCATCGCCTGCATGGGATTATATGGCCTGATGACTTTTGTAGTAGAACGGAAGCAGAAAGAAATTGGCATCCGCAAGGTGCTGGGAGCCAGTGTGGCTCAGGTGTTTATGCAGATCTCCGGCAATTTCTCTCGGCTGGTGCTATTTGCCCTGCTGCTTGCCTCTCCGCTCACCTGGTATTTGACAGACCATTGGCTACAGACCTTTGCCTATCGCACCGATATTCCTTTTTGGTTCTTTGTGCTGGCGGGTGTGGGTGTACTGCTTGTTTCCGTGCTTTCAGTCAGCTATCAGTCCATCAGAGCAGCCCTAGCCAATCCGGTGGACTCACTGAGGGATGAATAA
- a CDS encoding ABC transporter permease, producing MLRNYFKIALRNLWKRKTQTLINVLGLSLGIASAIIIFLIIRYELSFDRFHDKGDRIYRVATSFYSNDGNTYTNAGGARPLPDALRQDFADDLEVVIPLERYSGYKKVMVDSQIIFVEKMVAYTENGYFTLFDFPLIAGNRTNVLTQPNEAVITRTLSEKLFGQPQDALGEIINLNDKHELKVVGVLEDYPSNTGFDFSMLISFSTLPRDREEDSAWDNYSSSFQTYVLLSPHVSALSVASRFPDFIKKYQGEEDAKYGIREFHLQPLSSIHLEGNYGDFPYRKTDSKVIYGLIILAILMVLLACINFVNLATAVSTQRSKEIGIRKVVGSSRRQVMEYFMGEALFVTLVAVALALGLTELGLIQLRHLYPFLNAVLLSLDTGVLVFLLSLTLLVTGLAGFYPALLLSRYRPVQMFKATLTKPQRHRVSVRQGLVVFQFFIAQLFIISVLVVGQQLKFLLEAPLGFNQEAILTIDFPDEDTQKQKRFRQSLQNHSGVENLTLSMFTAISQGMSATNFGYDGKDKDESEEYTWFQMADADYFATHQMDFLAGGVYTPSDSGSGFVANESFVRQVGAGSSEEVIGKYVTLNDLNLPIVGVVADYHTNTFGTKIPSLLITNYSPWYSYLSLKVNMTQASGVIAQLETVWQENYSDYPFKYSFLDDTLAMFYEDYQRLLSLTQLFSGIAIAIGCLGLYGLVMFMAESKTKEIGIRKVLGASIQQLLKLFSAEFVKLVLIAFVLAAPLAYYLMQLWLQSFEYRVNIGFAIFGGCLLITLLLVIVTVGYRSIRAANANPVDSLRNE from the coding sequence ATGTTAAGGAACTACTTCAAGATAGCGCTGCGCAACTTATGGAAACGCAAAACTCAGACCCTGATCAATGTGTTGGGACTGTCACTGGGCATTGCCAGTGCTATTATTATTTTTCTAATCATCCGTTATGAACTCAGCTTTGACCGTTTTCATGATAAAGGGGACAGAATTTACCGGGTTGCTACCTCTTTTTATTCCAATGATGGTAATACGTATACTAATGCAGGAGGTGCCCGTCCTTTGCCGGATGCGCTACGTCAGGATTTTGCAGACGATTTGGAAGTAGTTATACCACTGGAGCGATATTCAGGCTACAAGAAAGTAATGGTGGACAGCCAGATTATCTTTGTAGAAAAGATGGTTGCCTATACCGAGAATGGGTATTTTACCCTTTTTGACTTTCCGCTGATAGCCGGTAATCGAACAAATGTGTTGACACAACCCAATGAAGCTGTTATCACCCGCACGCTTAGTGAGAAACTTTTTGGTCAGCCTCAGGATGCACTAGGAGAAATTATCAACCTAAATGATAAGCATGAACTCAAAGTAGTAGGTGTTTTAGAAGATTATCCAAGCAATACCGGCTTTGACTTTAGTATGCTGATTTCCTTCTCTACATTGCCCCGCGATCGCGAAGAAGATAGTGCCTGGGATAATTATAGTTCCTCCTTCCAAACCTATGTGCTGCTGTCACCTCATGTGAGCGCTCTTTCAGTAGCATCACGCTTTCCGGACTTTATCAAAAAATATCAGGGGGAAGAAGACGCCAAGTATGGAATACGGGAATTCCATTTGCAGCCTTTATCCTCCATCCACCTTGAAGGAAATTACGGTGATTTTCCATATCGTAAAACAGATAGCAAGGTGATATATGGTTTGATCATCCTGGCAATATTGATGGTACTATTGGCTTGTATCAACTTTGTAAATTTAGCAACAGCGGTCAGCACCCAACGCTCAAAAGAAATTGGTATCCGTAAAGTGGTGGGCAGCAGTCGCCGTCAGGTGATGGAGTATTTCATGGGCGAAGCTTTGTTCGTAACTTTAGTAGCCGTAGCACTTGCCCTGGGACTGACGGAGTTAGGATTAATACAATTGCGTCACTTATATCCCTTTCTGAATGCGGTACTCCTTTCATTAGATACAGGAGTGCTGGTATTTTTACTCTCATTGACTCTTCTGGTAACTGGTTTGGCCGGATTCTATCCCGCTCTCTTATTGTCCCGCTATCGTCCGGTACAGATGTTTAAAGCTACCCTGACCAAACCGCAACGGCATCGGGTAAGTGTACGTCAGGGGCTGGTCGTTTTCCAGTTTTTTATTGCCCAACTCTTCATCATATCTGTATTGGTAGTAGGGCAGCAGCTAAAATTCCTCCTGGAAGCGCCTTTGGGTTTTAACCAGGAAGCTATCCTCACCATTGACTTCCCGGATGAAGACACACAAAAGCAGAAACGTTTCAGGCAAAGTCTGCAAAACCATAGTGGTGTAGAAAATTTAACCCTTTCTATGTTTACGGCTATCTCTCAAGGCATGTCGGCTACCAACTTTGGCTATGATGGAAAAGATAAAGATGAAAGTGAAGAGTATACCTGGTTTCAAATGGCTGATGCAGACTATTTTGCTACTCACCAAATGGACTTTCTGGCGGGCGGAGTTTATACACCTTCTGACTCAGGAAGCGGCTTTGTAGCGAATGAGTCCTTTGTACGACAAGTGGGAGCTGGCTCATCTGAAGAGGTAATTGGTAAGTACGTCACACTAAACGATCTGAACCTGCCCATTGTGGGGGTAGTAGCAGACTATCATACCAACACTTTTGGTACAAAAATTCCCTCTTTGCTCATCACCAATTATAGTCCCTGGTACAGTTATCTTAGTTTGAAGGTGAATATGACGCAAGCATCCGGAGTTATTGCCCAGCTTGAAACTGTCTGGCAGGAGAATTACTCTGATTATCCCTTTAAGTACAGTTTTCTGGATGATACCCTGGCTATGTTTTACGAAGATTATCAGCGGCTATTGTCACTGACACAACTCTTTTCCGGCATTGCAATCGCTATTGGCTGCCTTGGTTTATATGGTCTGGTGATGTTTATGGCAGAAAGCAAAACCAAAGAGATTGGCATCCGAAAAGTGCTGGGTGCTTCGATACAGCAACTGCTCAAGCTTTTTTCTGCTGAGTTTGTTAAGCTCGTACTTATCGCCTTCGTGTTGGCGGCGCCTTTGGCTTATTACCTGATGCAACTTTGGCTGCAAAGCTTTGAATATCGGGTAAATATTGGTTTTGCCATCTTTGGAGGATGCTTACTGATTACTTTATTGTTAGTTATCGTCACCGTCGGCTATCGCTCTATTCGGGCAGCGAATGCCAATCCGGTGGATTCGTTGAGGAATGAGTAA